The proteins below are encoded in one region of Odocoileus virginianus isolate 20LAN1187 ecotype Illinois chromosome 18, Ovbor_1.2, whole genome shotgun sequence:
- the LOC139039532 gene encoding LOW QUALITY PROTEIN: uncharacterized protein (The sequence of the model RefSeq protein was modified relative to this genomic sequence to represent the inferred CDS: substituted 1 base at 1 genomic stop codon), translating to MQDPGDPELPSSTVQALPVRVGPANPSGERTYQYWPFSTSDLYNWKTQNPPFSEKPQGLIDLLDSILFTHNPTWDDCQQLLQVLFTTEERERILAEARKRVPGVDGRPTAQPHLVDEGFPLTRPNWDFEQAEGRERLRVYRQTLMAGLRAAARKPTNLAKVNLVRQEPTESPAAFLERLMEAFRQYTPINPQADESRAAVILAFVNQAAPDIRRKLQKIEGLGEQTIQDLLKAAEKVFNNRETAEETEERIRREERELAERIRKEDREYRTRENQKNQKELAKILFAGMRTGSGTRERRDRQAGKKEKLERQTLKKDQCAYCKELGHWKNECSKRDSRKGMAQREKVSPENRALYMGEDSDXGSRGSAPLPESWVTINVEGKPVGFMVDTGAQHSVLNKRLGPMSKKTSIVQGATGTKRYCWTTERKVNLGTHQVSHSFLVIPECPAPLLGRDLLTKVNAQIHFDPGGISVTDGLGQPIHVLSLALRDEYRLFVHKPSEVIAPEVQPWVHKYPLAWAETAGMGLAKQRHPIVIELKSEAVPERVKQYPMSQEARRGITPHIRRLMDAGILRRCQSPWNTPLLPVKKPGGTDYRPVQDLREVNKRVSDIHPTVPNPYTLLSSLLPEYTWYTVLDLKDAFFSLPLAAQSQEIFAFEWTEGEGQPVVQLTWTRLPQGFKNSPTLFNEALSEDLYEYRTRHPEVILLQYVDDLMLAGTTEEACSRATGDLLQTLGTLGYRASAKKAQIARQEVTYLGYKIRQGQRWLTRAMKETILQIPEPKTPRQVREFLGTVGYCRLWIMGFAEKARPLYEGSRETPNWTWTEPMKQAFQTLRRALLEAPALALPNPDKPFQLFIDEKQGIGKGVLTQQWGPWKRPVAYLSKRLDPVAAGWPPCLRIIAATALLVRDADKLTYGQQLSVFTPHAIEGVLKQPPGKWISNARLTHYQALLLDAPRVRFQTPCFLNPATLLPNPEKGRPLHECNEILAEALAARKDLTDVPLSNSELVWFTDGSSYVKDGQRKSGAAIVDESGQTIWAETLPPNTSAQKAELLALIQALERAKGKRVTIFTDSRYAFSTVHIQGPIYQERGFQTAEGKEVKNLPEIRRLLEAGQLPRAVAIVHVPGHQKGEDPKARGNRAADAAARRAASQDYAAPILTVELPPPGMGALPPIPEYSHPDLDWITKDTTLQKDEKDGWYRDQDSNLILPATLGRHLCEHLHATTHLGEKKTLTLLQTARLRFPRQKATVREIIQACKACQLMRTERKQHSGVRLTGLDPGFTATTCGRPRQRNEIRHRQNGRRMLIRRIL from the exons atgcaagaccctggggacccagagttaccgtCATCCACTGTTCAGGCACTCCCCGTCCGGGTGGGACCAGCGAACCCGAGCGGAGAACGgacctatcagtactggcccttctCCACGAGTGACCTATACAATTGGAAAACACAGAACCCCCCTTTTTCGGAGAAGCCCCAAGGCCTTATTGACCTCTTAGACTCTATTCTGTTTACTCATaaccccacctgggatgattgccaacagttgttacaggtactcttcaccacggaggaacgggagcgaatcctggcagaggcACGAAAACGAGTCCCCGGGGTCGAcgggagacctactgctcagcctcatctcgtggacgaggggtttccCTTAACGCGGCCAAACTGGGATTTTGAGCAGGcggaaggtagggagcgtctccgagtgtaccgccagactctgatggctggcctgagggctgcagcaaggaagccaaccaatttggcaaaggtaaatctggtgaggcaagagcccactgaaagTCCGGCAGCCTTCTTAGAGAGGCTAATGGAAGCTTTTAGACAATACACACCCATAAACCCCCAGGCTGACGAATCGCGCGCCGCCGTGATACTAGCATTTGTAAACCAGGCAGCTCCAGACATCAGAAGGAAATTGCAGAAAATAGAGGGGCTAGGAGAGCAGACAATACAGGACTTATTGAAAGCAGCTGAGAAAGTGTTCAATAACAGAGAGACTGCAGAGGAAACGGAAGAACGGATTAGACGGGAGGAGAGAGAACTAGCAGAAAGGATCAGGAAAGAAGATAGGGAGTATAGAACGAGGGAGAACCAGAAGAACCAGAAGGAGCTAGCCaagattctttttgcggggatgAGAACTGGATCAGGAACGAGGGAGCGTCGGGACCGACAagcgggaaagaaagagaagctagaaagacagaccttaaagaaagatcaatgtgcttactgcaaggaactggggcactggaaaaacgagtgcTCTAAGAGAGACTCAAGGAAAGGAATGGCCCAGAGGGAGAAAGTCTCCCCAGAAAATCGGGCCTTATACATgggagaagacagtgactaggggagtcgaggctcggcacccctccccgagtcctgggtaaccataaatgtggaggggaaacccgttggcttcatggtagatactggcgcccaacactctgttttgaataaaaggctgggaccaatgtctaagaaaaccagcatagtacaaggagccacggggacaaaaagatattgttggaccacagaacgaaaagtaaatctggggacccatcaggtgtcccattcgtttttggtgataccagaatgcccagcccctctacttggaagagacttgttgactaaagttaatgctcagatccattttgaccctgggggaatcTCAGTCACAGATGGACTGggacagccgatacatgtcttatccctagccttaagggatgaatacagactttttgtgcataagccctcagaggtcatagcaccagaagtacaaccgtgggtccataaatacccattggcctgggcagaaacggcaggaatgggactggccaaacagagacatccgATCGTCATCGAGCTCAAGTCAGAGGCAGTTCCTGAGAGGGTGAAacagtaccctatgagccaggaggcacggcgggggatcactccccacattcgacggctcatggatgccggaattctcaggcggtgccaatccccttggaacacccccttactgccagtgaagaagccaggggggacagattacagacctgtccaggacctgcgagaagtcaacaagcgggtgagtgacatccaccccactgtccctaacccatataccctcctgagcagtctgctgcctgagtacacttggtacactgtgctggacttgaaagatgcctttttcagcctacccctggcggcccagagccaggagatatttgcctttgagtggaccgaGGGGGAGGGCCAACCGGTAGTACAGTTAACTTGGACTcgcctcccacaggggttcaagaactcccctaccttgtttaatgaggctctgagtgaggacctctatgAATATCGGACTCGCCACCCCGAGGTCATTctgctacaatatgtagatgaccttatgttggctggaaccacggaggaggcatgcagccgtgccaccggggacctcttacaaaccctaggcaccttggggtatcgcgctagcgcaaagaaggcacaaatagcccggcaagaggtcacctatttggggtataagatcaggcaggggcaaCGATGGCTAACCCgggccatgaaggaaacaatactacagataccagagcccaagaccccccgccaggtgagggagtttctggggactgttggatattgtagactgtggatcatggggtttgcAGAGAAGGCTCGGCCTTTATATGAAGGGAGCAGAGAGACTCCAAACTGGACCTGGACTGAGCCcatgaaacaggctttccaaaCACTCAGACGAgccctactagaagccccagctcttgccctgcctaacccagACAAGCCATTCCAactgtttatagatgagaagcaaggaataggaaagggggtcttgacgcaGCAATGGGGACCATGGAAACGGCCAGTAGCATACCTGTCGAAGCGATTAGATCCAgtggccgctgggtggcccccttgccttcgcatcattgcagccactgccctcctcgtccgcGACGCCGACAAGTTGACGTATGGGCAGCAACTCTCGGTCTTCACCCCCCACGCCATCGAAGGGGTTTTGAAACAGCCgccgggtaagtggatctccaacgcccgcttgacacattaccaggcccTGCTGCTCGATGCCCCACGGGTGCGCTTTCAGACCCcctgcttcctgaatccagccacgctcctacctaacccagagaaaggCCGCCCTCTCCATGAGTGTAatgagatactggctgaggccctggcggcacgaaaagacttaactgatgtgcCACTAAGCAACAGTGAGCTGGTATGGTTCACCGATGGGAGCAGTTATGTCAAAGACGGGCAAAGAAAATCGGGGGCCGCCATAGTTGATGAGTCTGGGCAGACGATATGGGCTGAAACACTCCCCCCAAATACTTCGGCACAGAAAGCCGAATTGCTTGCCCTAATACAAGCTCTAGAGCGAGCGAAAGGGAAAAGAGTTACCATTTTCACGGACAGTCGATACGCTTTCAGCACTGTCCACATCCAGGGCCCCATATATCAAGAAAGGGGATTTCAgacagctgagggaaaagaagtcaagaatttgcctgagaTTCGCAGGCTCCTAGAAGCTGGCCAATTGCCCCGAGCAGTAGCTATAGTGCATGTTCCCGGGCATCAAAAAGGGGAAGACCCAAAGGCAAGAGGTAATCGGGCGGCTGATGCGGCCGCTCGGAGGGCAGCCAGCCAAGACTACGCCGCCCCCATATTGACTGTGGAACTTCCCCCTCCCGGTATGGGGGCCTTGCCACCAATTCCCGAGTACTCCCACCCTGATCTCGACTGGATCACTAAGGacaccaccctccagaaggatgagaaagatggaTGGTATCGGGACCAAGACagcaacctgatattgcctgccaccctgggtcgtCATTTGTGTGAACACCTACACGCAACCAcacatttgggagagaaaaagactttgacaCTTCTCCAGACGGCCCGCCTGAGGTTCCCCCGACAAAAggcaactgtacgagagataattcAAGCCTGTAAAGCGTGCCAGTTAATGAGAACAGAGAGGAAGCAGCACTCAGGAGTGAG GTtgacgggattggaccctgggttcactgcaaccACGTGCGGCAGGCCACGCCAGAGGAACGAAATAAGGCACAGACAGAATGGAAGGCGAATGCTCATCCGTCGGATCCTTTGA